From Xyrauchen texanus isolate HMW12.3.18 chromosome 9, RBS_HiC_50CHRs, whole genome shotgun sequence, the proteins below share one genomic window:
- the colgalt2a gene encoding procollagen galactosyltransferase 2, whose protein sequence is MTDMRRSLKVLFGALLIKTWVGFINTLIDIEPVLHESSLLKPKIVIAILARNGEHSLPYFLGCIERLDYPKDRISIWAATDHNIDNTTAMLHEWLSGVENLYHSVQLQKMEHNISFYKDELGPKHWLESRFTHVMKLRQAALTSARAQWADYILFADIDNVLTNTQVLNQLIAENLTLVAPMLESRTLYSNFWCGMTPQGYYKRTPQYVPIRNWKRTGCHPVPMIHSTVLIDLRRSASAALAFYPVHHYYLWALDDIMVFAFSARQAGVQMFICNKEHHGYLPLPLKSKQILEEEMESFSHTVTEALIDFKMETSRYLHVPSKPKDTMAFNQVYLINLKRRADRRDRMLRSLEVLGIDVTITDAVDGKALNSSQLRALGIEMLPGYKDPYSKRVLTKGEIGCFLSHYNIWKKVVELWQQQVLVMEDDVRFEPNFKSRLNTIMEDVKQSGLEWDLIYVGRKRLQIKHPEHLVEGVKNLVSPDYSYWTLGYAISLQGAKKLLEAQPLSKMMPVDEFLPVMFNKHPKEEYMHHFKQRNLRAFSTEPLLLFPTHYTGEPGYFSDTETSTIWNDETVATNWDRHHVRGDRSRGDKTPTPISVNSPKDEL, encoded by the exons ATGACAGACATGAGACGCTCTCTAAAGGTTCTCTTTGGAGCATTACTGATAAAGACATGGGTCGGCTTTATCAATACACTCATTGACATAGAACCTGTTCTGCATGAGTCATCTCTTCTTAAGCCCAAAATCGTCATTGCTATTTTGGCCCGGAACGGTGAACACAGTCTTCCCTATTTTCTAGGATGTATTGAGAGACTGGACTATCCTAAGGACCGCATTTCCATCTG ggctgctactgatcacaatattgacaacacaacGGCAATGCTGCATGAATGGCTCTCTGGAGTGGAGAATTTGTATCACTCGGTACAACTGCAGAAAATGGAGCATAACATAAG CTTCTATAAGGATGAACTGGGCCCTAAGCACTGGCTTGAGTCTCGGTTCACCCATGTGATGAAGCTGAGACAGGCTGCACTCACATCAGCCAGGGCACAGTGGGCAGACTACATCCTG TTCGCAGACATTGATAACGTGCTGACAAACACTcaagtgctgaatcagctgattgCTGAGAATCTGACACTGGTTGCTCCAATGCTGGAGTCAAGAACACTCTATTCAAACTTCTGGTGTGGCATGACCCCACAG gGGTATTATAAGAGAACACCACAATATGTACCAATTCGAAACTGGAAGCGAACTGGTTGCCACCCGGTTCCCATGATTCATTCTACTGTGCTGATAGACCTACGTCGCAGTGCAAGTGCAGCCCTGGCCTTTTACCCTGTTCACCATTACTATCTTTGGGCTTTGGATGATATCATGGTCTTTGCCTTCTCTGCAAGACAAGCAG GTGTGCAAATGTTCATATGTAACAAAGAGCATCATGGGTACCTGCCGCTGCCCTTGAAGTCGAAGCAAATTCTTGAGGAAGAGATGGAGAGCTTCAGCCACACTGTCACAGAAGCATTAA TTGACTTCAAAATGGAGACTTCACGTTATCTGCATGTTCCTTCCAAACCCAAAGACACCATGGCTTTTAATCAG GTTTATCTGATTAATCTGAAGCGTCGGGCAGATCGCAGAGATCGTATGCTACGCTCGTTGGAAGTGCTGGGAATAGATGTCACCATCACTGATGCAGTGGATGGCAA AGCGTTGAATTCCTCTCAGCTGAGGGCTTTAGGTATTGAGATGCTGCCTGGTTACAAAGATCCTTACTCTAAACGTGTACTTACCAAGGGGGAAATTGGTTGCTTCCTCAGTCATTACAACATCTGGAAAAAG GTAGTGGAGCTTTGGCAACAGCAGGTACTGGTAATGGAGGATGATGTGAGGTTTGAGCCCAACTTCAAGAGCCGCCTTAACACCATCATGGAGGATGTAAAACAATCAGGTCTTGAATGGGACTTAAT TTATGTGGGCCGTAAACGATTACAAATTAAGCATCCAGAGCATTTAGTGGAGGGAGTGAAGAATCTGGTGAGCCCAGATTACTCTTATTGGACACTGGGCTATGCCATTTCACTGCAGGGAGCCAAGAAGCTTCTGGAAGCCCAGCCCCTCAGCAAGATGATGCCGGTGGATGAATTCCTTCCTGTTATGTTTAACAAGCACCCCAA GGAGGAATATATGCATCACTTTAAACAGAGAAACTTGAGGGCTTTCTCTACAGAGCCCCTGCTCCTCTTTCCCACACACTATACTGGGGAGCCGGGGTATTTTAGCGACACAGAGACCTCCACCATCTGGAATGATGAGACTGTGGCCACTAACTGGGACCGCCATCATGTCCGTGGAGACCGCAGTCGTGGTGATAAGACCCCCACACCCATCTCTGTGAATAGTCCAAAAGATGAACTTTGA